In a genomic window of Sulfurisphaera tokodaii str. 7:
- a CDS encoding APC family permease: MGLAKGSLSIREAYGQAMAVTAPLGSVVSTTTAAITYAGKAVVFATVLALIGSALWIYTLTRYSSKIASAGGYYTYGAAAWRKKTLAYYEAVIEVIAYSALNAVNALAIYLLVQTYSQIVNVTIPAYILYLFIALGLLYPTIISFTTHIRSLLGKIVSVSATLEVIMLYAMFIYAVATKGFNLSYFSPSGASLSAIGTAMILSIVSISGAGASTYLGEESKVPRKTITFGMWLSLVIGGSAILAGTYGLVALWNGSLTSLENSNQPLIQELFAFGLPIVMIGLLMSINSLLASNIGTTVGSARVLFNLAREKAMPKLFEKTNRTQEPIMATMFVGILSALFTIFSIIITGSVQNAFNEISVVTSVFWLAGRIIDGFGVPVFYWRINSLSLPVLIIPISATLINTTGVILSFQTPDVFQSLSILVILLSATVWYIAKARKGLAGTYVVDDNNELISIDEYIEKLKKEKVLTSQT, translated from the coding sequence ATGGGACTTGCTAAAGGATCTTTGAGTATAAGAGAAGCTTATGGTCAAGCTATGGCAGTTACTGCACCATTAGGTAGTGTAGTTTCTACTACAACAGCCGCAATTACTTATGCTGGTAAGGCAGTAGTTTTTGCTACAGTTTTAGCTCTAATTGGTAGTGCATTATGGATTTACACACTTACAAGGTATTCATCAAAAATAGCCTCGGCTGGAGGATATTACACATATGGTGCAGCAGCATGGAGAAAGAAAACTCTTGCCTATTATGAGGCTGTTATTGAAGTTATAGCTTATTCAGCTCTAAATGCAGTAAACGCTTTAGCGATATATTTACTCGTTCAAACTTATTCACAAATAGTTAATGTTACTATCCCCGCTTACATATTATACTTATTTATTGCTTTAGGTTTACTTTATCCAACAATAATCTCATTTACGACTCATATAAGAAGTTTGTTAGGTAAAATAGTTAGTGTAAGTGCTACGTTAGAAGTTATTATGCTTTACGCAATGTTTATTTATGCCGTAGCAACTAAGGGCTTTAATTTATCTTATTTTAGTCCTTCTGGTGCATCATTAAGCGCTATAGGTACTGCTATGATATTATCTATTGTAAGTATATCTGGTGCTGGTGCATCAACATATTTAGGTGAAGAATCTAAAGTACCTAGAAAAACAATAACATTTGGTATGTGGTTGTCTTTAGTAATTGGTGGTTCTGCAATACTAGCTGGTACTTATGGTTTAGTCGCTCTATGGAACGGTTCTTTAACAAGTTTAGAAAATTCTAATCAACCACTTATTCAAGAGTTATTTGCATTTGGGCTTCCTATAGTGATGATCGGATTGCTAATGTCAATAAATAGTTTATTAGCGTCTAATATAGGTACAACTGTAGGCAGTGCTAGGGTTCTATTTAATTTAGCTAGAGAAAAAGCTATGCCTAAATTATTCGAAAAAACTAATAGGACACAAGAACCTATTATGGCAACTATGTTCGTAGGAATTCTATCAGCTTTATTTACAATATTTTCGATAATTATAACAGGATCAGTTCAAAATGCCTTTAACGAGATTAGTGTTGTAACAAGTGTCTTTTGGCTAGCTGGAAGGATAATAGACGGTTTTGGTGTTCCAGTATTCTATTGGAGGATTAATTCTTTATCACTGCCAGTTTTAATAATTCCAATATCAGCTACATTAATAAATACTACTGGTGTAATTTTATCATTCCAAACACCCGATGTATTTCAGAGTCTATCAATTTTAGTAATACTTCTATCAGCAACAGTATGGTACATTGCAAAAGCTAGAAAAGGATTAGCTGGAACTTATGTAGTTGACGATAACAACGAATTGATTAGTATTGATGAATACATTGAGAAGTTGAAGAAAGAAAAAGTTTTAACGAGTCAAACTTAA
- a CDS encoding nucleotidyltransferase family protein: MVNKAVITAAGKGSRMKYITSVLPKALLPLFRNEEGKIVMRPVIDLIMDSLQEVGVKKFCIVVGKHGKLLMDYLFERGVTFVFQPEPKGFGDAVLRAEDFSNNDPFFVHADDGVLTGGYREANSLFEEIKPDAILLVREVSNPKRYGIVSVKEKGEYMGHKLYIVTQAEEKPLEPKSNLGISAVYVFSPKIFQSLKRITVEENNELELTYGIQKIIEDGGEVYAIKLEKEKWLNVGDPQSYYDALMYSYKNLTTTFSI; this comes from the coding sequence ATGGTAAATAAAGCTGTAATTACTGCTGCAGGTAAAGGAAGTAGGATGAAATATATAACTTCAGTCTTGCCCAAAGCATTACTACCCTTATTTAGAAATGAAGAAGGAAAGATTGTAATGAGACCAGTGATTGATTTAATAATGGATTCCCTTCAAGAAGTTGGAGTAAAGAAATTTTGTATTGTTGTGGGAAAACATGGAAAACTTTTAATGGATTATCTTTTCGAAAGGGGGGTAACTTTTGTTTTCCAACCAGAACCTAAAGGCTTTGGCGATGCTGTATTAAGGGCTGAAGACTTCTCAAATAATGATCCCTTTTTCGTCCATGCTGATGATGGTGTGTTAACTGGGGGTTATAGAGAAGCAAATTCGTTGTTTGAAGAAATAAAGCCTGATGCTATCCTTCTAGTTAGAGAAGTTAGTAATCCTAAAAGATACGGTATAGTTTCGGTAAAAGAAAAAGGAGAGTATATGGGCCATAAGTTATACATTGTTACACAAGCTGAAGAAAAACCTTTAGAACCTAAAAGTAATCTAGGAATATCTGCAGTATATGTCTTTTCTCCTAAAATATTTCAAAGTTTAAAAAGGATAACAGTTGAAGAAAATAATGAATTGGAATTAACATATGGTATTCAGAAAATAATTGAGGATGGCGGAGAAGTTTATGCCATTAAACTAGAAAAAGAAAAATGGTTGAATGTAGGTGATCCTCAAAGTTATTATGATGCATTAATGTATTCTTATAAAAATTTAACTACTACATTCTCCATTTAG
- a CDS encoding MazG nucleotide pyrophosphohydrolase domain-containing protein, whose translation MEVKYVQEKLKEMYFKKDSERGVYATFTWLVEEIGELAEALLSNNKDSIEEELADVIAWAFSIANLANIDVEEALRKKYKL comes from the coding sequence TTGGAGGTTAAATACGTGCAAGAAAAATTAAAAGAAATGTATTTTAAGAAAGATTCAGAAAGAGGAGTATATGCAACATTTACATGGCTAGTTGAAGAAATTGGAGAATTAGCTGAAGCCTTGCTCTCTAACAACAAGGATTCGATCGAAGAGGAGTTGGCTGATGTAATAGCCTGGGCTTTTTCAATAGCAAATCTTGCTAATATTGATGTAGAAGAAGCTTTAAGGAAGAAATACAAACTATGA
- a CDS encoding BadF/BadG/BcrA/BcrD ATPase family protein, whose product MMIIVGVDAGGTKTKAVAYDCEGNFIGEGSSGPGNYHNVGLTRAIENIKEAVKIAAKGEADVVGMGVAGLDSKFDWENFTPLASLIAPKVIIQHDGVIALFAETLGEPGVVVIAGTGSVVEGYNGKEFLRVGGRGWLLSDDGSAYWVGRKALRKVLKMMDGLENKTILYNKVLKTINVKDLDELVMWSYTSSCQIDLVASIAKAVDEAANEGDTVAMDILKQGAELLASQAVYLARKIGTNKVYLKGGMFRSNIYHKFFTLYLEKEGIISDLGKRSPEIGAVILAYKEVGCDIKKLISD is encoded by the coding sequence ATGATGATTATAGTTGGTGTTGATGCAGGAGGTACTAAAACTAAAGCGGTCGCATACGATTGTGAAGGTAACTTTATAGGAGAAGGTTCTTCTGGGCCTGGAAATTATCACAATGTAGGACTTACAAGAGCTATTGAGAATATAAAAGAAGCAGTAAAAATAGCTGCAAAAGGTGAAGCTGATGTAGTAGGTATGGGTGTGGCTGGTCTTGATTCTAAATTCGATTGGGAAAATTTTACACCCCTAGCTTCATTAATAGCCCCTAAAGTAATTATTCAGCATGACGGTGTTATTGCACTGTTCGCAGAGACCTTAGGAGAGCCCGGAGTAGTAGTAATTGCTGGTACTGGGAGCGTAGTGGAAGGGTATAATGGGAAGGAATTTCTAAGAGTTGGTGGTAGGGGTTGGTTATTGTCAGATGACGGTTCTGCTTACTGGGTTGGAAGAAAGGCATTAAGAAAAGTTTTAAAAATGATGGACGGTCTCGAAAATAAGACCATATTATATAATAAGGTACTTAAAACGATAAATGTAAAAGATCTAGATGAGCTTGTTATGTGGTCTTATACTAGTAGTTGTCAAATAGATTTGGTAGCTTCTATCGCTAAAGCTGTAGATGAGGCAGCTAATGAAGGTGATACAGTTGCGATGGACATATTAAAACAAGGCGCAGAATTATTAGCCAGCCAAGCGGTATATCTTGCTAGAAAGATTGGTACTAATAAAGTTTATTTGAAAGGAGGGATGTTCAGATCTAATATTTATCATAAGTTTTTTACATTATACCTAGAAAAAGAAGGAATAATAAGTGATTTAGGAAAGAGATCACCAGAAATAGGTGCCGTAATTTTAGCTTATAAGGAAGTAGGATGTGATATTAAAAAGTTAATTAGCGACTAA
- a CDS encoding CBS domain-containing protein gives MEEEIVKEYMKTQVISVTKDAKLNDIAKVMTEKNIGSVIVVDGNKPVGIITERDIVKAIGKGKSLETKAEEFMTASLITIREDSPITGALALMRQFNIRHLPVVDDKGNLKGIISIRDITRAIDDMFETMGEY, from the coding sequence ATGGAGGAAGAAATAGTAAAAGAATATATGAAAACCCAAGTCATATCAGTTACAAAAGATGCTAAGTTAAATGACATAGCTAAAGTCATGACCGAGAAAAATATAGGATCTGTTATAGTTGTGGATGGGAATAAACCGGTTGGTATAATTACTGAAAGAGACATAGTAAAAGCAATAGGTAAAGGTAAGAGTTTAGAAACTAAAGCTGAAGAGTTTATGACGGCTTCATTAATAACAATTAGAGAAGATTCACCAATAACTGGAGCCTTAGCATTAATGAGGCAATTCAATATAAGGCATTTACCGGTTGTTGATGATAAAGGTAATTTGAAAGGCATTATATCTATTAGAGATATTACAAGGGCTATTGATGATATGTTTGAAACAATGGGTGAATATTAA
- a CDS encoding glycosyltransferase family 39 protein: MNKITLISVIILVVALAIYTYYTVITFGPVQGYIGDEVWYPTAAYNILKLIFHVTPPMYFPYSNEQNIQTYINPEHPPLGKYFMDIFILLLGYKPLAWRIPSWIMGDLTVIVAYLLTRKLVGSDLWGNVAGLVSAALIMLSPNIWVIHGIAILDVYVGFFSLLAVYLLLSDNRLLWASIALGLAFASKESAFPLLLPFLFYVGELRKNPIQRAIYGIGIPAATYAILSVPIMIYFGGLDGWFHNSFLYMLGWDSTNGHIALSAVTQISAPWDWFLDVHPFYLGYNFYASTNPILMWLWVGTTPLAFILKDTKLITLTMSAWIMWLAFVAVYFLGNHTLFSFYVTDFAPLVNTYIAASIFKALKKADLKNVMKYGK; encoded by the coding sequence ATGAATAAAATTACTCTTATATCAGTTATAATTCTTGTTGTAGCCTTAGCTATCTACACGTATTATACTGTAATTACATTTGGTCCGGTTCAAGGTTATATTGGAGATGAAGTATGGTATCCTACAGCAGCATATAATATATTAAAACTAATATTCCACGTAACGCCGCCAATGTATTTTCCATATTCAAACGAACAGAACATTCAAACTTATATTAATCCAGAACATCCTCCATTAGGAAAATACTTTATGGATATTTTCATCCTTCTTCTAGGTTATAAACCATTAGCTTGGAGAATACCGAGTTGGATAATGGGTGATCTAACTGTAATAGTTGCTTATCTCTTAACTAGAAAATTAGTGGGTAGTGATTTATGGGGTAATGTAGCAGGTCTTGTATCAGCAGCTCTAATAATGTTATCTCCCAACATTTGGGTAATTCATGGAATAGCAATATTAGATGTTTATGTTGGTTTCTTCTCGTTATTGGCAGTCTATCTACTCCTTTCAGATAATAGACTTTTATGGGCATCAATAGCCTTAGGCTTAGCGTTTGCTTCAAAAGAGAGCGCATTTCCTCTACTCTTACCATTTCTTTTCTATGTCGGAGAGTTAAGGAAAAATCCTATTCAAAGGGCTATATACGGCATAGGGATACCAGCTGCAACTTATGCAATACTTTCTGTTCCAATTATGATTTATTTCGGTGGTTTAGATGGATGGTTTCATAATTCCTTCCTATATATGTTAGGTTGGGATTCAACAAACGGTCATATTGCTCTCTCTGCTGTAACCCAAATATCCGCCCCATGGGACTGGTTCTTAGATGTTCATCCATTTTATCTAGGTTATAATTTCTACGCATCTACTAATCCCATTTTGATGTGGTTATGGGTAGGAACTACTCCATTAGCCTTTATTCTAAAGGATACAAAATTGATAACACTTACGATGTCTGCATGGATAATGTGGTTAGCATTTGTAGCAGTATATTTTCTTGGTAATCACACACTTTTCAGTTTTTACGTTACTGATTTTGCCCCATTAGTAAATACTTATATTGCTGCCTCAATATTTAAAGCATTAAAGAAGGCAGATTTAAAAAACGTGATGAAATATGGTAAATAA
- a CDS encoding tRNA(Met) cytidine acetyltransferase TmcA — MDKQEFFKLLENSIVDGIKRYYRNLVFIQDKNYLNHVKEILQLYLKINSKPSIAYAFHPWVKGAKDRLNEIRNLVDVLDIDYSSSDRYLGSTFDVVILDLIDNFEPNYIGRLIDLVRGGGIGILYTDNLIEHKLFRNSIIKNGNIRDVYEKRFLRKLNEHQGIFMIINSDYIAKPFNGEVKEKPSPQIPKKFSMPLELHKLCMSKDQNKVLESFNTIRGGGKKVFVITSARGRGKSAVTGLGLAGLISKIEKKKKFKVVVTAPSSTSISQLMLFLKKGLDALSIPYKSKDSIYGYPLSIEGSNFKVYYEIPEATLEDEGDLLVVDEAAAIGIGYIDSAIKTWKKVVLVTTVHGYEGSGKAFLRYLKRILTTRKVSVMWQELIKPLRYAEGDPVEKWLYDTLLLDAEPDEPPQNVSHVIYESANVEEIFNDDHKLRQIYGILVTAHYRNNPNDLMIMADGVHHKIKTLSTLDGKYIGVVQIAQEGDLPDSLIDLALKGGTFDGDLIPDRLIKHVRLRDFGKMKGWRIVRIAVVQELQDKGLGSTMLNMVEESAKEEGVDWVGSAFMGDARVLNFWIKNGYVPVHVSPKKNEKLGDYPVVVIKPISEIAVKATFIASMILKDKILNTLHDIYFSMDPEIVRIILNGIKVHKEINVNRIYVDKVLAFVQGVSPYESSADGIHMITLKYFWDAKRDWSLTPEQEIILIAKVLQGRPWRFTSSSLNSNRTTINELLYEAVAELLYRYYNLTPDSKGGLEIKNLDDEFHTNEL, encoded by the coding sequence ATGGACAAACAAGAATTCTTTAAACTTCTTGAAAATAGTATCGTTGATGGTATTAAAAGATACTATAGAAATTTAGTGTTTATTCAAGATAAGAATTATCTAAATCATGTAAAAGAAATTTTACAGCTTTACCTAAAAATTAACTCAAAACCCTCTATTGCCTATGCATTCCATCCATGGGTTAAAGGGGCAAAAGATAGACTTAATGAAATTCGTAATTTAGTAGACGTTCTAGATATAGATTATTCATCATCAGATAGATATTTAGGATCAACTTTCGATGTTGTAATTCTAGATCTGATCGATAACTTCGAACCAAATTATATAGGAAGGTTAATTGATTTAGTGAGAGGTGGAGGAATAGGTATATTATACACTGATAATTTAATAGAACATAAATTGTTTAGAAATTCTATAATTAAGAACGGAAATATACGAGATGTATATGAGAAGAGGTTTTTAAGAAAACTTAATGAACATCAAGGAATTTTTATGATTATTAATTCTGATTATATAGCAAAACCATTTAATGGAGAGGTTAAAGAAAAACCCTCACCTCAAATTCCTAAGAAATTCTCTATGCCTTTAGAATTACATAAACTTTGTATGAGTAAAGATCAGAACAAAGTCCTAGAAAGTTTTAATACCATTAGGGGTGGGGGAAAGAAAGTTTTCGTAATAACATCGGCTAGGGGTAGAGGAAAGAGTGCAGTAACAGGTTTAGGGCTAGCTGGATTAATTTCAAAAATAGAAAAAAAGAAGAAATTTAAAGTAGTTGTAACTGCCCCATCATCAACTAGTATTTCCCAACTAATGCTTTTTCTTAAAAAAGGATTAGATGCATTATCAATTCCCTATAAGAGTAAAGACTCAATATACGGTTACCCACTATCCATAGAAGGTTCAAATTTCAAAGTTTATTATGAAATTCCAGAGGCAACGCTAGAAGATGAAGGAGATCTTTTAGTTGTTGATGAAGCTGCAGCTATAGGTATTGGATACATAGATTCAGCAATCAAAACGTGGAAGAAAGTAGTACTAGTTACTACAGTACATGGTTATGAAGGTTCTGGTAAGGCGTTTCTAAGATACTTAAAGAGAATTCTTACTACGAGAAAAGTTTCTGTAATGTGGCAAGAGCTCATCAAACCACTTAGATATGCGGAAGGAGATCCAGTAGAAAAATGGTTATATGATACACTTCTTCTTGATGCAGAACCCGATGAACCTCCACAAAATGTAAGCCACGTGATATACGAATCAGCAAATGTTGAAGAAATCTTTAACGATGATCATAAATTAAGACAAATATATGGTATACTTGTCACTGCACATTATAGGAATAATCCTAACGATTTAATGATAATGGCTGACGGAGTTCACCATAAAATTAAGACTTTGAGCACATTAGACGGTAAATATATTGGTGTAGTACAAATAGCTCAAGAAGGTGACTTGCCAGATAGTCTTATCGATTTAGCATTAAAAGGTGGTACTTTTGATGGAGATCTAATACCGGATAGATTAATAAAACACGTAAGGCTTAGAGACTTCGGCAAAATGAAGGGATGGAGAATAGTCCGAATAGCTGTAGTTCAAGAACTCCAGGATAAGGGTCTAGGTAGTACAATGTTGAATATGGTAGAGGAGAGTGCTAAGGAAGAGGGTGTGGATTGGGTTGGTTCAGCATTTATGGGGGATGCAAGAGTATTGAACTTTTGGATAAAAAATGGTTATGTCCCAGTTCATGTATCTCCTAAGAAAAATGAGAAACTTGGTGATTATCCAGTTGTGGTGATAAAACCAATTAGCGAGATTGCTGTAAAAGCAACGTTTATTGCTTCTATGATATTAAAAGACAAGATACTTAATACATTACATGATATATACTTTAGCATGGATCCAGAAATTGTTAGAATAATATTAAATGGCATAAAAGTGCATAAAGAGATTAATGTAAATAGGATTTATGTAGATAAGGTTCTTGCTTTTGTTCAAGGTGTTAGCCCCTATGAATCTTCAGCGGATGGAATACACATGATTACCTTAAAGTACTTCTGGGATGCAAAAAGAGATTGGTCATTAACGCCAGAACAAGAAATTATATTGATAGCGAAAGTTTTACAAGGGAGACCGTGGAGATTTACTTCTTCTAGTTTAAACTCTAATAGAACTACAATAAATGAATTATTATATGAGGCTGTAGCAGAACTTCTTTATAGGTACTATAATTTAACGCCAGATTCAAAAGGAGGATTAGAGATAAAAAATTTAGATGATGAGTTTCACACAAATGAGCTGTGA
- the agl3 gene encoding UDP-sulfoquinovose synthase, whose product MRILILGIDGYLGWPLALRLAKRGHEVIGIDNLSTRRFSEEVGSDSAFPLPKPEDRVREAKRHLDVDITFYKGDVTDYNFLTEIMKKHKPDAIVHFAEQRSAPYSMKDRDHAVYTVVNNEVSTLNVIYAVKQIDPTIHILKMGTMGEYGTPNFDIPESIYVEAIVNGKKDKIIVPRKAGSVYHWTKVHDTDFLLYFHEIWGLTVTDIMQGPVYGTRTEEIVDESLRTRFDFDETWGTVVNRFCVQAILGIPLTVYGKGGQTRGFISLEDSMEALTLLLEHPPNHGEYRVANQFAEIYSVRKIAEMVKNAGEELGLKVEIGPLPNPRVEAEEHYYNPERKVLPSLGFYPKKNLKDELKNMIKDLLPYRERLERYKDAILPKTKWRM is encoded by the coding sequence ATGAGAATTTTAATATTAGGTATCGATGGTTATCTTGGATGGCCTTTAGCGTTACGCTTAGCTAAAAGAGGCCATGAAGTAATTGGAATAGACAATCTTTCTACAAGGAGATTCTCAGAAGAGGTAGGATCGGATTCCGCATTTCCATTACCTAAACCAGAAGATAGAGTGAGAGAAGCAAAAAGACATTTAGATGTTGACATAACTTTTTATAAAGGAGACGTGACTGATTACAATTTTTTAACTGAAATTATGAAAAAACATAAGCCAGACGCAATAGTGCACTTTGCTGAGCAGAGATCTGCTCCCTATTCTATGAAAGATAGGGACCATGCAGTTTATACAGTTGTTAATAACGAAGTGAGTACTCTTAACGTAATTTATGCTGTTAAGCAAATAGATCCTACAATTCATATACTAAAGATGGGTACAATGGGTGAATATGGTACACCTAACTTTGACATACCAGAAAGTATTTATGTCGAAGCAATAGTTAACGGTAAAAAAGATAAGATAATAGTTCCTAGAAAAGCTGGTTCTGTATATCATTGGACTAAAGTACATGATACTGATTTCTTACTTTACTTCCATGAAATTTGGGGATTAACAGTAACAGATATAATGCAAGGTCCAGTATATGGAACTAGAACTGAAGAGATTGTTGATGAGAGTTTAAGGACAAGATTTGATTTTGACGAAACTTGGGGAACAGTAGTGAATAGATTTTGTGTACAAGCGATTTTAGGAATTCCTTTAACGGTATACGGAAAGGGTGGACAAACTAGAGGTTTTATATCCCTAGAAGATAGTATGGAAGCTTTAACACTTCTCTTAGAACATCCACCAAATCATGGTGAATATAGAGTAGCTAACCAATTTGCTGAGATTTATAGTGTAAGAAAAATTGCTGAAATGGTGAAAAATGCTGGTGAAGAGCTCGGTCTAAAAGTAGAAATAGGACCATTACCGAATCCCAGAGTAGAGGCTGAGGAACATTATTATAACCCAGAAAGAAAAGTATTACCGTCACTTGGGTTTTACCCAAAGAAGAATCTAAAAGATGAGCTAAAGAATATGATAAAAGATTTATTACCATATAGAGAGAGATTAGAAAGATACAAAGACGCTATATTACCAAAAACTAAATGGAGAATGTAG
- a CDS encoding class I fructose-bisphosphate aldolase, with the protein MVGLEIRMRRLFEHGKAFVVALDHGLVMGPLKGIEKVVDVVKKIASNGPDALQMTPAMVKLVKENFFSRSSPMLIARLDTANVWRQQYKKYESGYYSAVYSIRDAIEAGADAVVTYLVVGYGEDQVEGVNLDTLAMLRREANDYGIPFIIEPLYVSPDNPDSIKDPELVKYVTRLASEIGADILKVDYTGDKESFKKVIDVAFAPILIRGGPKTKNDEEFLSMLNDAIEAGASGITVGRNLWQAKEPDKMARAISALVHERKKVGEVLKMLE; encoded by the coding sequence ATGGTTGGTTTAGAAATAAGAATGAGGAGGCTTTTTGAACACGGAAAGGCATTTGTAGTTGCTTTAGATCACGGACTTGTAATGGGTCCACTAAAAGGAATTGAAAAAGTTGTAGACGTCGTAAAGAAAATAGCGTCCAACGGACCAGACGCATTACAAATGACACCAGCTATGGTTAAACTTGTTAAAGAAAACTTTTTCTCGAGATCCTCACCTATGCTAATTGCAAGATTAGATACTGCAAATGTTTGGAGGCAGCAATACAAAAAGTATGAAAGCGGATATTATTCCGCAGTATACAGTATAAGAGATGCTATTGAAGCTGGCGCCGATGCAGTAGTGACATATTTAGTAGTAGGTTATGGTGAAGACCAAGTTGAAGGAGTTAATTTAGATACGTTAGCAATGCTCAGAAGAGAGGCAAATGATTACGGTATACCATTTATAATTGAACCGTTATATGTTTCACCAGATAATCCAGATTCGATAAAGGATCCAGAATTGGTTAAATATGTAACACGCTTAGCGTCAGAAATAGGTGCTGATATCTTAAAAGTTGATTATACTGGTGATAAGGAGAGTTTTAAGAAGGTTATTGATGTAGCATTTGCCCCTATTTTAATTAGGGGAGGTCCTAAGACTAAAAATGATGAAGAATTTCTTTCAATGCTTAATGATGCTATTGAAGCTGGTGCATCTGGTATTACTGTTGGAAGAAATCTTTGGCAAGCAAAAGAACCAGATAAAATGGCTAGAGCAATCTCAGCACTAGTTCATGAAAGGAAAAAAGTTGGAGAAGTTTTAAAAATGTTGGAATAA
- a CDS encoding gamma-glutamyltransferase family protein produces MKVAYGKKVVATQNYIASYVGAKVLENGGNAFDAAIAISATLSVVLPYTSGLGGDGFLLAKTPEGIIAYNGSGWAPKGLNVEKIPSPRHPSTVVVPGLVDLWNFLIERYTSMSTYELLKPAISLATNGFYVSKSLYKAIKNSSNMPESWIKTYGNLNAGDKVKLNEMGQVLKIIAKDPREFYEGKITEEIVSGLRKQGVNVDFSDFANFKGEEVKPLKTTYKDYTLYELPPNTQGISTLQALKLAELSNVNKFPYDDEKRINEHVKIYGIVYSDRNNYIADPRFYPLDVDLLDERYLRNRMKEFRVMIEKMNTQDTTFFVVSDGENEIGFIQSLFFAFGSGIVVKDIPFNNRGFGFTEGRNKPEPRKRPLHTLSILMAEKEDENLIIGCAGGDLRPQIHSQVFEYYADYGLEIDEAIDAPRFMFLGSRIVAEKRLKTKHEQLDYYSPEVGVVQALKSNKKYNIAVADPRSEGIALVAN; encoded by the coding sequence ATGAAAGTAGCTTATGGAAAGAAAGTCGTCGCTACGCAAAATTATATAGCAAGCTATGTAGGTGCAAAAGTTTTAGAGAATGGTGGGAATGCTTTTGACGCTGCAATAGCTATAAGCGCAACTTTATCAGTAGTTTTACCATATACAAGCGGATTAGGTGGTGATGGGTTTTTATTAGCAAAGACTCCAGAAGGAATAATAGCCTATAACGGATCTGGATGGGCACCTAAAGGTTTAAATGTAGAAAAAATACCTTCACCTAGACATCCCTCTACAGTAGTCGTACCGGGATTAGTGGATCTATGGAATTTTTTAATTGAAAGATATACCAGTATGAGTACCTATGAGCTATTAAAACCAGCAATAAGCCTAGCTACTAATGGATTTTATGTAAGTAAATCCCTTTACAAAGCTATAAAGAACTCGTCTAATATGCCAGAAAGTTGGATTAAAACTTATGGTAACCTTAACGCTGGCGATAAAGTTAAATTAAATGAAATGGGGCAAGTTTTAAAGATTATTGCTAAAGATCCCAGAGAGTTTTACGAAGGAAAAATTACTGAAGAAATTGTTTCTGGGTTAAGGAAACAAGGCGTTAACGTGGATTTTTCAGATTTTGCTAACTTTAAGGGAGAAGAAGTGAAACCCTTAAAAACTACCTATAAAGATTACACATTATACGAACTACCTCCAAATACTCAAGGGATCTCGACACTCCAGGCACTTAAATTAGCAGAATTAAGTAATGTTAATAAGTTCCCTTATGATGATGAGAAGAGAATAAATGAACATGTTAAAATATATGGTATAGTATATAGTGACAGAAATAACTATATAGCAGATCCGAGATTTTACCCATTAGATGTTGATTTACTAGATGAAAGATATCTTAGGAATAGAATGAAAGAATTCAGAGTAATGATAGAAAAAATGAATACACAGGATACAACTTTCTTTGTGGTTTCTGATGGGGAGAATGAAATAGGATTTATACAAAGTTTATTCTTTGCATTTGGTTCTGGTATAGTTGTTAAGGACATTCCATTTAATAATAGAGGGTTTGGATTTACTGAAGGAAGAAATAAACCAGAACCTAGGAAAAGACCTTTGCATACTCTTTCTATTCTGATGGCTGAAAAGGAGGATGAGAATTTGATAATAGGATGTGCTGGAGGCGATTTGAGACCGCAGATTCATTCTCAAGTTTTTGAATATTATGCTGATTATGGGTTAGAAATTGATGAAGCGATAGATGCTCCAAGGTTTATGTTTCTAGGAAGCAGAATAGTAGCTGAGAAGAGATTAAAAACAAAACATGAACAGCTTGATTACTATTCCCCAGAAGTTGGAGTTGTTCAAGCACTCAAAAGTAACAAAAAATACAATATTGCTGTAGCTGATCCTAGAAGTGAAGGGATTGCTTTAGTCGCTAATTAA